The proteins below are encoded in one region of Palleronia sp. LCG004:
- a CDS encoding DUF6481 family protein — protein MKNKKENDLADRRKAATESKAALLQAHRAAMEAAEPTRLAREEERLAVAKAREERRAERERVKLEEQERVAAEAARQQAAADAAAGAEARARQKVQDDMISRVVRDEATRKAERDRRYANRKARKA, from the coding sequence GTGAAAAACAAGAAAGAGAACGATCTCGCCGACCGCCGCAAGGCCGCTACGGAATCAAAGGCCGCCCTCCTCCAGGCGCATCGGGCCGCGATGGAAGCTGCGGAGCCGACCCGCCTCGCAAGGGAGGAAGAGCGTCTGGCGGTCGCAAAGGCACGGGAGGAACGCCGTGCGGAACGTGAGAGGGTCAAGCTCGAAGAGCAGGAGCGCGTCGCGGCCGAAGCCGCCCGACAGCAAGCCGCAGCCGATGCGGCGGCCGGAGCCGAAGCCAGAGCGCGCCAGAAGGTGCAGGACGACATGATCTCGCGCGTCGTTCGCGATGAGGCAACCCGAAAGGCCGAACGCGACCGGCGCTACGCCAACCGCAAGGCGAGGAAAGCCTAG
- a CDS encoding ATP-binding protein produces the protein MEAVITCLGEGHDRRLLIVAGLICMVGIYAASALARHAGRSEGTARQAWALVSIVAAGSTAWATHMVALLAYRPGMQAAFDLPLTAISLVAVIAGIGLSMSRMIGSRDPLRQFSSGLLLGVSVAVLHYLGQHSYRVTGTVSWDLTIVAVSIAIGLPMSGLAMVVAVERRRILRHFAPLLLFGAIAVLHIGGMAAMTPSYDPSVSLPDFSVAPDIIAPIVAGMCSALVALAFLGLRFSRQAQARRQQDWARLRELSNLALEGLVVCEGGIVSIVNDSFTRLAGVAPGDVIGQPVSKVVPIDRPHEMAEREEYDTVLALAGGTPVPVRVLRSTVRVGRKDQTVFAFRDQRERLKSEKIIAAREADLRTAKIAAEEGTRAKSLFLASVSHELRTPLHGIMGTIELLRDTSLDDDQRDYLGTMARSSDGLLSLVNMLLDFTRLEEGKVDLNIVPFDLVDAVRSVVDLLGPLALAKKIALDLDIDTPPLGPVAGDDGRFRQILTNIVGNAVKFTDRGSVAIRMSWLEGECRIEIEDTGVGIAQDRLAAIFEPFTQGDAETTRLFGGTGLGLSISRMLARQMGGEIRLRSALGDGSTFTLDLPLPQAADVPAPAVAPVEKALPDLSGCSILVVDDNKTNRILAERSLRAANARIHQARDGVDAVAKFGEIRPDVILMDISMPRMDGLDATRAIRALEPADRQRVLIVGLSANAYEEDRQKCLAAGMDGFLAKPVGRTKLIETVAAALSPGTCPGGSPRDRRDAAFAFT, from the coding sequence TTGGAAGCTGTCATTACCTGCCTTGGCGAAGGCCACGACCGCCGGCTGCTGATCGTGGCGGGTCTGATCTGCATGGTCGGTATATACGCGGCCTCCGCCCTCGCGAGACATGCCGGCCGATCCGAGGGAACGGCACGACAGGCCTGGGCGCTCGTCAGCATCGTGGCGGCCGGGTCCACGGCATGGGCGACGCATATGGTCGCCCTTCTCGCCTACCGGCCGGGAATGCAGGCGGCGTTCGATCTGCCTCTGACGGCGATATCCCTCGTCGCGGTGATTGCCGGCATCGGTCTGAGCATGAGCCGTATGATCGGGTCCCGGGATCCGCTTCGCCAGTTCTCCTCCGGACTCCTGCTGGGAGTTTCCGTCGCTGTCCTGCATTATCTCGGTCAACACAGCTACCGTGTCACGGGAACGGTGTCCTGGGACCTGACGATCGTTGCGGTCTCGATTGCGATCGGCCTTCCGATGTCCGGCCTCGCGATGGTTGTCGCGGTGGAACGTCGACGGATCTTGCGGCATTTCGCCCCCCTGCTGCTCTTCGGAGCGATCGCGGTCCTGCATATCGGTGGCATGGCGGCGATGACGCCGTCTTACGATCCGTCGGTCAGCCTGCCGGATTTCTCGGTCGCACCGGACATCATTGCGCCGATCGTCGCCGGCATGTGTTCCGCCCTCGTCGCATTGGCGTTTCTCGGTCTGAGGTTCAGCCGTCAGGCACAGGCGCGTCGCCAGCAGGATTGGGCCCGGCTGCGCGAGCTTTCCAATCTCGCACTCGAAGGGCTGGTGGTCTGCGAGGGCGGCATCGTCTCGATCGTCAACGACAGTTTCACGAGACTGGCTGGCGTCGCTCCGGGCGATGTGATCGGCCAACCCGTCAGCAAGGTCGTCCCGATCGATCGACCCCACGAAATGGCCGAGCGCGAGGAATACGACACGGTGCTCGCGCTCGCGGGCGGAACGCCCGTGCCCGTTCGTGTCCTGCGAAGCACGGTCAGGGTCGGCCGAAAGGATCAGACCGTGTTTGCATTCCGGGATCAGCGCGAACGTCTGAAGAGCGAGAAGATCATAGCAGCGAGGGAAGCCGATCTCCGCACGGCCAAGATCGCCGCCGAGGAAGGGACGCGCGCCAAGAGCCTGTTCCTCGCATCGGTCAGCCATGAGCTCAGGACCCCGCTGCATGGCATCATGGGCACGATCGAGCTGCTGCGCGATACGAGCCTTGACGACGATCAGCGCGACTATCTCGGAACGATGGCACGTTCCAGTGACGGGCTTCTCTCGCTGGTCAACATGCTTCTGGATTTCACGCGCCTCGAAGAAGGCAAGGTGGATCTGAACATCGTCCCGTTCGACCTTGTCGATGCCGTCCGGTCGGTCGTCGATCTGCTCGGGCCACTGGCTCTGGCCAAGAAGATCGCGCTCGATCTCGACATCGATACGCCCCCCCTCGGGCCTGTCGCGGGGGATGACGGCCGGTTCCGGCAGATATTGACCAACATCGTCGGGAACGCCGTAAAGTTCACCGACAGGGGGTCCGTCGCTATCCGCATGTCCTGGCTCGAAGGAGAATGCCGGATCGAGATCGAGGATACCGGGGTGGGCATCGCCCAAGACCGTCTTGCCGCCATTTTCGAGCCGTTCACCCAAGGGGACGCCGAAACCACGCGGCTGTTCGGCGGGACAGGGCTCGGCTTGTCCATAAGCCGAATGCTCGCCCGGCAGATGGGAGGCGAGATCCGTCTTCGCTCGGCGCTCGGCGACGGCTCGACATTCACGCTGGATCTGCCGTTGCCGCAAGCCGCCGATGTCCCGGCGCCCGCCGTCGCACCGGTGGAAAAGGCGCTGCCCGATCTCAGCGGGTGCAGCATTCTCGTGGTCGATGACAACAAGACCAACCGCATCCTGGCCGAGCGGTCCCTGCGGGCCGCGAATGCCCGCATCCATCAGGCCCGAGACGGCGTCGACGCGGTCGCGAAGTTCGGGGAAATCCGCCCGGACGTCATCCTGATGGATATCTCGATGCCGCGCATGGACGGTCTCGATGCGACACGCGCGATCAGGGCGCTCGAGCCGGCGGATCGGCAGCGCGTCCTCATCGTCGGATTGTCGGCGAACGCCTACGAGGAAGACAGGCAGAAATGTCTTGCGGCGGGCATGGATGGCTTCCTCGCCAAACCCGTGGGCCGGACCAAGCTGATCGAGACCGTCGCGGCCGCGCTGTCTCCGGGAACCTGTCCGGGCGGGTCGCCCCGCGATCGCCGGGACGCCGCATTCGCATTCACGTGA
- a CDS encoding cold-shock protein has translation MANGTVKWFNPTKGFGFIAPDTGGKDVFLHISAVERAGLSTVSDDQKVTYDVESGRDGRESATNLQLA, from the coding sequence ATGGCCAATGGCACCGTGAAATGGTTTAACCCCACCAAAGGCTTCGGCTTCATCGCACCCGATACGGGCGGCAAGGACGTCTTCCTTCACATTTCCGCAGTCGAACGTGCCGGTCTTTCGACCGTGAGCGATGATCAGAAAGTGACCTACGACGTCGAATCCGGCCGCGACGGTCGCGAATCCGCGACCAACCTTCAGCTCGCCTGA